The Actinomycetes bacterium genome contains a region encoding:
- a CDS encoding molybdopterin dinucleotide binding domain-containing protein: protein DAPENWPRVLTLWRANLLGSSSKGNEYFLKHLLGTHSSVRAEETPEDRRPRDVTWRDDAPEGKLDLLVALDFRMTSSTLLADIVLPAATWYEKHDLSSTDMHPFVHAFTPAIDPPWETRSDFDIFQGLAARFSELAQTHLGTRKDLVAVPLQHDTPGETAQPGGRVRDWAAGQAEPVPGRTMPTFAVVERDYGAIADKLASLGPLVDSLGLTTKAVTVRPDHEVELLAHSNGVMAGGAGDGRPALDTDVKMAEAILALSGTTNGRLAVEGFRRLEERTGQRLVDLAEGSEEKRITFADTQARPVPVITSPEWSGSETGGRRYAPFTINVERLKPWHTLSGRMHFFLDHDWVSDLGETMPIYRPPLDMHQLFGEPRLGPDGTKQVTVRYLTPHSKWSIHSEYQDNLLMLSLSRGGPTVWMSPQDAAAIEVRDNEWVEAVNRNGVLVARAIVSHRLPEGLVFVYHAQERVVNVPISQTSGKRGGIHNSLTRVLVKPSHLIGGYAQLSFAFNYLGPTGNQRDEVTVVRRRDQDVRY from the coding sequence GGACGCCCCGGAGAACTGGCCCCGCGTGCTCACCCTGTGGCGGGCCAACCTGCTCGGGTCGTCGTCGAAGGGCAACGAGTACTTCCTCAAGCACCTGCTCGGGACCCACTCGTCGGTCCGGGCGGAGGAGACGCCGGAGGACCGCCGGCCGCGTGACGTGACCTGGCGGGACGACGCGCCCGAGGGCAAGCTCGACCTCCTGGTCGCGCTCGACTTCCGGATGACCAGCTCGACGTTGCTCGCGGACATCGTGCTGCCGGCCGCCACCTGGTACGAGAAGCACGACCTGTCGTCCACCGACATGCACCCGTTCGTCCACGCCTTCACGCCGGCGATCGACCCGCCGTGGGAGACCCGGTCCGACTTCGACATCTTCCAGGGCCTCGCCGCCCGCTTCTCCGAGCTGGCGCAGACGCACCTCGGCACCCGCAAGGACCTGGTCGCCGTACCGCTGCAGCACGACACCCCGGGCGAGACTGCCCAGCCGGGCGGCCGGGTGCGTGACTGGGCCGCCGGCCAGGCCGAGCCGGTGCCGGGCCGGACGATGCCGACCTTCGCGGTGGTCGAGCGCGACTACGGCGCCATCGCCGACAAGCTCGCCTCTCTCGGCCCGCTGGTCGACTCGCTCGGGCTGACCACGAAGGCGGTCACCGTCCGCCCGGACCACGAGGTGGAGCTCCTCGCGCACAGCAACGGCGTGATGGCAGGTGGCGCCGGTGACGGCCGGCCGGCGCTGGACACCGACGTCAAGATGGCCGAGGCCATCCTCGCGCTGTCCGGCACGACGAACGGCCGGCTCGCGGTCGAGGGCTTCCGGCGTCTGGAGGAGCGCACCGGGCAGCGGCTGGTCGACCTCGCCGAGGGGTCGGAGGAGAAACGCATCACCTTCGCCGACACCCAGGCCAGGCCGGTGCCGGTCATCACGTCGCCGGAGTGGTCGGGAAGCGAGACCGGCGGCCGCCGCTACGCGCCGTTCACCATCAACGTCGAGCGGCTCAAGCCGTGGCACACCCTGAGCGGCCGGATGCACTTCTTCCTCGACCACGACTGGGTGTCCGACCTGGGCGAGACGATGCCGATCTACCGGCCGCCTCTGGACATGCACCAGCTGTTCGGCGAGCCGCGGCTCGGCCCGGACGGCACCAAGCAGGTCACCGTGCGCTACCTCACCCCGCACTCGAAGTGGTCGATCCACTCCGAGTACCAGGACAACCTGCTGATGCTCTCGCTGTCGCGGGGCGGGCCGACGGTCTGGATGAGTCCGCAGGACGCGGCGGCGATCGAGGTGCGGGACAACGAGTGGGTCGAGGCGGTCAACCGCAACGGCGTGCTGGTCGCGCGGGCGATCGTGTCGCACCGGCTGCCCGAAGGGCTGGTGTTCGTCTACCACGCGCAGGAGCGGGTGGTGAACGTCCCGATCTCGCAGACCAGCGGCAAGCGCGGGGGGATCCACAACTCGCTGACCCGGGTGCTGGTCAAGCCGAGCCACCTCATCGGCGGCTACGCGCAGCTCTCGTTCGCCTTCAACTACCTCGGCCCGACCGGCAACCAGCGCGACGAGGTGACGGTCGTCCGCCGCCGCGACCAGGACGTCCGGTACTAG
- the narH gene encoding nitrate reductase subunit beta, which yields MKVMAQLAMVMNLDKCIGCHTCSVTCKQAWTNRSGVEYVWFNNVETRPGQGYPRRYQDQEQWKGGWTLNRRGRLTLKAGGRVKKLFSIFSNPVLPTIDDYYEPWTYDYEKLTSAPLGDDFPVAEPRSLISGKPHKIEWSANWDDDLGGGPELAPLDPVVQQLRDDVADKVRFEYEQSFMFYLPRICEHCLNPACVASCPSGAMYKRSEDGIVLVDQDRCRGWRMCVTGCPYMKVYFNHRTGKAEKCTFCYPRVEVGLPTVCSETCVGRLRYIGLVLYDADRVTEAAATPDPQQLYQAQLDIMLDPTDPDVAAAARRSGIADDWIAAAARSPVYALAKTYRVALPLHPEYRTMPMVWYVPPLSPVADALRDTGHDGEDVANLFGAIDTLRIPVEYLAGLFTAGDPAPVTDVLQRLSAMRAYMRRVTLEEPVDETIASTVGMTGDQLTAMYRLLAIAKYDDRYVIPSAYAERGHELEEAACSLDFDGGPGMIDSGPFGEASGRPTPVSVETFHALKARQTGGGVAHPETRGARVNLLNWDGRGTRGLFPPGGGAQQPEAEETTR from the coding sequence ATGAAGGTCATGGCGCAGCTGGCCATGGTGATGAACCTCGACAAGTGCATCGGCTGCCACACCTGCTCGGTCACCTGCAAGCAGGCGTGGACCAACCGCTCCGGCGTCGAGTACGTGTGGTTCAACAACGTCGAGACCCGGCCTGGCCAGGGCTACCCCCGGCGCTACCAGGACCAGGAGCAGTGGAAGGGCGGCTGGACGCTCAACCGGCGCGGCCGGCTGACGCTCAAGGCCGGCGGGCGGGTCAAGAAGCTGTTCAGCATCTTCAGCAACCCGGTGCTGCCCACCATCGACGACTATTACGAGCCCTGGACCTATGACTACGAGAAGCTCACCTCGGCGCCGCTCGGCGACGACTTCCCGGTTGCGGAGCCGCGCTCGCTGATCAGCGGCAAGCCGCACAAGATCGAGTGGTCGGCGAACTGGGACGACGACCTCGGCGGTGGACCCGAGCTGGCGCCGCTCGACCCGGTCGTTCAGCAGCTGCGCGACGACGTCGCCGACAAGGTGCGGTTCGAGTACGAGCAGTCGTTCATGTTCTACCTGCCCCGCATCTGCGAGCACTGCCTCAACCCGGCCTGCGTGGCGTCCTGCCCGTCCGGGGCGATGTACAAGCGCAGCGAGGACGGCATCGTGCTCGTCGACCAGGACCGCTGCCGCGGCTGGCGGATGTGCGTGACCGGCTGCCCGTACATGAAGGTGTACTTCAACCACCGCACCGGCAAGGCCGAGAAGTGCACGTTCTGCTACCCGCGGGTCGAGGTCGGGCTGCCCACGGTCTGCTCGGAGACCTGCGTCGGTCGGCTGCGCTACATCGGGCTGGTGCTCTACGACGCCGACCGCGTGACGGAGGCGGCGGCCACCCCGGACCCGCAGCAGCTCTACCAGGCCCAGCTCGACATCATGCTCGATCCGACCGACCCCGACGTCGCGGCCGCGGCGCGCCGCTCCGGCATCGCCGACGACTGGATCGCCGCGGCCGCTCGCTCGCCGGTCTACGCGCTGGCCAAGACCTACCGGGTCGCTCTTCCTCTGCACCCGGAGTACCGCACCATGCCGATGGTCTGGTACGTCCCGCCGCTCTCACCCGTCGCCGACGCGCTGCGCGACACGGGCCACGACGGTGAGGACGTCGCCAACCTCTTCGGCGCGATCGACACGCTGCGGATCCCGGTCGAGTACCTCGCGGGGCTGTTCACCGCGGGAGACCCAGCACCGGTTACCGACGTGCTACAGCGGCTCTCGGCGATGCGCGCCTACATGCGCCGGGTGACCCTGGAGGAGCCCGTCGACGAGACCATCGCGAGCACCGTCGGCATGACCGGCGACCAGCTGACCGCGATGTACCGCCTGCTCGCCATCGCCAAGTACGACGACCGCTACGTCATCCCGAGCGCCTACGCCGAGCGTGGCCACGAGCTCGAGGAGGCCGCCTGCTCCCTCGACTTCGACGGCGGCCCGGGGATGATCGACAGCGGGCCGTTCGGCGAGGCCAGCGGCCGGCCGACGCCGGTGTCCGTCGAGACGTTCCACGCCTTGAAGGCGCGCCAGACCGGCGGCGGCGTCGCGCACCCGGAGACCCGCGGTGCCAGGGTCAACCTGCTCAACTGGGACGGCCGCGGCACCCGCGGGCTCTTCCCACCGGGGGGCGGCGCACAGCAGCCGGAGGCCGAGGAGACCACCCGATGA